The stretch of DNA CGTAGAACCTTTAAAGGGAATAAACTTTACTCGACTATTTTTAGAGAATATTTATCTCAATTATTTATTAAGGGTTATTCAGTTAAGTTTTATACCGAAGGGGGGCGTAGTCGCACAGGTCGTTTACTCCCGCCAAAAACAGGTATGCTTGCTATGACACTTCAATCAATGCTTCGAGGAATTGAAAGGCCAGTTTCGTTGGTTCCTGTCTATATAGGCTACGAACATGTGATGGAAGTAAATACCTATTTGAAGGAACTTGCAGGCAGCTCAAAGACCAACGAGTCTATTTCTGGGATATTTAAGACAATTAAAAACCTTAAAAACTATGGCCATGGTTATGTGAGTTTTGGTGAGCCAATCAATGTGAACCAATACCTAAATCAGCACCAAAGTGATTGGCGTGATAATATCCACCCTTCAGAAGTTCAAAAACCTCAATGGCTGGGCCAACAAGTTGCCAATATTGCCGACCAAGTGATGATCAATATAAATAAAACGGCAGCACTGAACAGTGTAAACATGCTTGCTATGGTTTTATTAATGACGGATAAACTTGCCTTAAGCAAAAAAGAAACGCTTGAACAAATTGAGTTTTATCAAGCCTTAAATCTTGATGCATCGTACAGCGAAGATATTTCCCAACCTAATTGCTCTGCCAATGAATTATTAACACATGCAATCAAACTTTCAAAAGTTACTTTAGTTTCCGATCCTTTAGGTGAAATCGTTGAAATCGCTGAAAATGAAAAGGTACTACTGAATTATTATCGCAATAACATCATTCATTTATTTGCCGTACCAAGCTTACTGGCGTCCCATATTCTGAGAAGTCGACATACAGACCTACAAAGCTGTATTGATTTAACAAAGAAGCTGTATCCTCTTTTTGCTGCAGAATGGTTTATGCAAGAGTTAAAGGACAATTATATTGAACGTATATTGTCGCACTTTGAAAAGCAACACCTTATTGAGATAGATTCTCAAGGAAACATCTCGCTTAATTCAGATAGTAAGAGCTACTTTAAATTATCTTTACTCGCCAAAGTACTTGATTGCACTATGCAAAGATATGCTGTTGTTATTGGTGTTTTAGCGCGCGAAAAACAAATCGACCGTGCCAATTTAGAATTAAAAAGCCAATCACACGCAAGCCGATTAAGTAAACTTCACGATATTAAAACGCCCGAGTTTTATGATAAAAAAGTACTCTCGAGCTTTATTTCTACCTTAAAAGACTTGTCATTAATCACAGTTGATGATCAAGGTTTGTTGGGCACAAGCGAGCAGCTAGCGCTACTTGATAAAACAATCCGCACGTTAATTAACCCGCAAATACTAGTTTCTATTGAACAGAATGTTTTAAATCATAACGCTGCTATTTAGCAGCGTTATAGTTTCTAATCACACCTTCTTGCATGGTTGAAGCTATTAATTGACCTTTTTGATTGAAAAATTGGCCTCTAACTAGCCCTCTCGCGCCACTTGCTGTAGGGCTGTCAACCGCATATAAAATCCATTCATCCATTCTAAATTCACGATGAAACCACATTGCGTGATCAATCGTTGCCACTTGCATATCAGGCTGAAGAAAAGACAAACCATGAGGCTGTAATGCTGTCGGTAAAAACTCAAAATCAGATGCATATGCCAATAAATATTTATGCACTCGAGGATCGTCTGGCATTTCACCATTTGCTTTAAACCATACATAACGTTCAGGATGAGTCACTTCAGGCTTAAATGGGTTTTGAAAATTTACAGGCCTCATCTCAATGGGTTTTTCACAAATAATCTTATTTCGAATATTTTCAGGAATAAGATGAGCATTTTCACGATAAAACTCCAATGAGGATCGTAACTTTTCAGGACCAGGAACATTCGGCATAGCAGCTTGGTGATCAACCCCAGGCTCATCACTATGAAAAGAAACGGTCATGTAAAATATTGGTTTTCCATATTGAATAGCACTCACTCTGCGTGTGCTAAAGCTTTTACCATCACGAATATTCTCAACATCATAAACGATAGGCTTTGTTACATCTCCTGGACGCAAAAAGTATGAATGAAGTGAGTGAACTTTGCGATCCTCAACAACGGTCTCTTTGGCGGCAGAAAGGGCTTGCCCCATAACTTGGCCACCAAATACCGCTTTAAAGCCTAAATCTTGACTAGGCCCACGATATATTCCTTGCTCAATCGTTTCTAATTTTAATAATGCGAGTAAATCATCGAGTACTTGGCTCATAGTTGTGTTTCACTTTACTGACTCATGGTAAATTTAATATATCAAGTCTACTCAATACGCTACTACAAAAACTAGCACTATCTATAATTTAGGGTGAAAAATGGCATTTTGGCTTTTTAAAACAGAACCTGACGTTTTTTCCATCGATGATCTTTGCAAATTTGGCAAAGCAGATTGGGAGGGAGTTAGAAATTATCAAGCACGTAATTTTTTGCGTGATCAAGTTGCTATAAATGACCAAGTATTTATCTATCATTCAAGCTGTAAAATCCCTGCTATAGCGGGAATTGCAACGGTTATAAAAGATGCCCACCCAGATCCAACACAGTTTGATCATTCTAGTCCTTATTTTGATGCAAAAGCGTCACAAACTGATCCCCGGTGGTATCAAGTAAGCGTCAAGTTTGACCAAAAATTTATCAAGCCGATCACGTTAAGCCAATTAAAAAGTGATAGCAATCTTGATGATTTTCAATTAACTAAAAAAGGAAGTCGCCTATCTATAATCCCACTCGATGAAGGTCACTGGAATTATATAATTGATACATACTTGATTAAATTTTAGCCTAAACTAGAATAATGCTTAAGTTTCTATTTTAGGTTTTCGTGTCAATTGAGCTACCTTGACAGTGATTGACACAATAAGAATGGCTGGATCACTTACAAATGCTCAACAAGTATCATTTGCTAAGCTATACTGCCTCGGAAATGATTAAATACTTACAAGGGAAAGTATAAAAGAATCACTCACTTTTAGGATGATTGATAATCATCAAGTCACTATCAATCATGAGAGTGACATTGAGACAAGTCCGATTTGTAATTTACGAAAATAACGTAAAATATCAACGAATCTTTTAATTTCAGGGAATATGATGTCAGCTTTATTAAATTTACCACAGCAAGAGCGTAGGAATGACAGCCTCAACTTTGATGCTTTTTGGAATCTTTTAACATTAGCTCAAAAACTTGCATTAAATAAACTCAATCAATATGGCTACCAACTAGCGTTTACTCGAGCAGAGTCGGGATCACACTTAGCTGTCGCTCAATGTGATAGCGCATTTGCCACAATTGACTTTGAAGGTGAAGTAAACTTAAATCCAACCCTTACTTTAAGATAAGGTCTTTAAGAGGTTAAGTTGTTCCAATCAACTTCATCCGTTAATACACGCTCTGGCGCTATATAATGCAATATATCCCCTGAATTGACTGTATAGCCCAGAGGTGGATTTAACTCTAGTTGGTCTGCAATCCTAGAATGTGCCACACCTAATACAATTGCATCGTGCTTATCTTTGAAATAATGAAAAATAGATGAAAAGGTCAAGCTGCTCACTGTATCTGGAATAACTAAGCTAAACTGCGTGTCTCCATATAAAGTCGACAATAGTTCTTCTTGGACTCGGCTTGAGCCTGGGTCTTGCATTGAACGAACCAATATTTCCGCCGATTTCGAGCTACTACATTCTACATTTTTACAATGATCTCTTAGCATCTCAATTTTAGAGTCATCAATGAAATAAGCGCTAATATGGCACTGTGGCTTAACCAATTTACTCACTCGAAGAGATGTTGTAAAAGTTTGATTATCATCAGTACCGTCTACAATAATTTTATCTGCCTGACCAATGGCAACTCGATTTAACTCAGCTAAATCAGTAAAGCTAGTTAGCTTTGCAAAATCAACATACGGGTTGTTATGAAATGGATGGTGCATATCATCGGTGACAGCTAACAAAATGCGCCGCGCTAAACGTTTATTATCGGCTAAAATATGCTGAATAATTTTATTTGTACGAGTTTCATGCCAACCAAAAATAATAATATGGTCTTCAAAATGGCTAAAATTGTTTTCACCTGTCATAGAGCGCTTAATCGTTTGTGTAATTGATTGACCCGTCTTTCCAAGAAAGACCCCAAATAAAGCAAGACCAAAAGGTATTTGGAATAATGCCACACACCACTTACCTAAATCAGTCGTGGGGCTAAAATCACCATATCCTACCGTCGATGTCGTCACAATATAATAATAAATATAATGCTGAGCTTTGGTCAGTTCATGTTCTCCAGCTAAAACCAACATAATCCAAGTTAATGTCAAATGCCCTAGCACAGCCAACATAACAAACTGCCAACTCACTTTATCAATATGTGTTCTAACAACCAACACTAGCTTTTTTAATAAAATACTCATTAAGTTACTCGAATAAAGAAATGTCAAAACGACAATTTTATTACTCATTTCCTATAGTTAGTCTAATAATCTATTTATATTTAATAGAGCTTACAACCCAAGTACTAATGACACAACCGCATTAAGCGGCTAAACTCAATAGCGAACTGTTTCAAGTTCGACAAAGGCAAACTTAATGAAAGTTAAGGACGCAAAGCTGTTGATCTAAGGGTGCTTTACCTATGATTGCAAGGCCGCCAACGATAACAGTATCGGGGGCTTGGCTGCTTCGAATGTACCTCTGAACTCATTTAAAATTCTTGAATTCAAGCTTTTTTGAGTAAGACGAAGCAGCCTATTTTCACCGTAGCTTAACTTCCCTTCGCACTTTCAATATACTGAGCTATTTGCTGTTCTAAAATAAATAGAGGTACAGAACCGTTTTTCAACACCTCATAATGAAAGTCTCGTACATCAAACTTTTCACCTAACTCTTGCTCTGCTTGCTGCCTTAAACGCTTGATTGTTAACTCACCAATTTTGTATGACAGCGCCTGACCCGGCCACGAGATATAACGATCTGTTTCTGTTTTTATATTATGTAATGATAGCGCGGTATTTTCTTGCATAAATGTCATCGCTCTTTCACGGCTCCAACCATACATATGCATGCCGGTATCAACCACAAGACGCGCAGCTCTCCACATTTCATAGGTTAATCGCCCAAAATTACTATATAGATCTTGATAAAATCCTGCTTCTAAACCGAGCCATTCAGAATATAATCCCCAACCTTCTCCAAATGCAGAAATATAAGAGTTACGTCTGTAGCTAGGTAAGTGATCTAATTCTGCATTGAGCGATATTTGCAAATGATGCCCCGGAACCGCTTCATGTAAAGTTAAAGCTTCAAGCACATACAGTGGTCGTTTATCTAATCCATAGGTGTTAACCCAATAGTACCCAGGCTGATCATCTCGATTAGAACCGACATAGCGACCCGTGGTATATTTTGGCGCAATACTATCTGGAACCGGTGCCACACCATAGGGAGTTCTAGGTAAGTATTTAAATAATTTAGGTAACTGCGCATCCATTTTCTTAGCGATAAAAGAGGCTTCTTTTAATAGCTCTTCAGGTGTTTTTGCATAAAACTGTTCATCAGTTCGCAAAAACTGTACAAATTCAGCAAAATCTCCTTTAAAGCCAACTTGTGCAATCACCTCTTCCATTTCTTGGCGAATCCGAGCCACTTCATCCAACCCTAATTGATGGATTTGCGCCACTGACATCTGTGTTGTTGTGTAATGCTGTGCACGGTTTTCATAAAAATCACGGCCATTTGGCGTCGAAGCAATCCCAATCTCTTTTCTTGCCGCTGGAAAGTATTCATTCACAAAAAAATCAAAATAATTGCGCAGCGCAGGATTAACCTGTTCGGTAATGATGCTTTTTGCTCGCTGCTGTAAAACAGCAAAATCAGCATCAGATAAAAACGCCTTATTTTCTTTCAGAGGAGCAAAAAAATCAGATTCTTCAGCACTGTCATTAATTAACGCACTAATTGAAGACTCATAACCTACCAAGACGGCCTGCGGCTGAGTAAAACCAATTTTGATCCCTTCTTTCATCCAGCCGATATTTTGATTAAAAAAGCGAGGCACATCTGCTAAACGATTTAAATATAATTCGATACCTTCACGAGAAGAGAAATCAGAACGAGCAACAATAAATGAAAGTTCAGAATGAAAACCAAATTCAGAAGTTAAGGGCATCATGTGCGCATTGAATCGATACTCATCAATATTATTTTGTATTTGCGCTTTTAAAATGGCGAGATTAATTTGATTCTCAGCACTTAATTTTGCTTCGTCTAGGCTATTAAGCTGCTGAAGTAATGCAATGCGCTGCTTATTCGATTGCACTAAAAACTCTGCTGACAAATCAGCTAGATAATACCCTTGCTGTTGTTTTTGATCATTGGATGGTTCAAGGGTATCTCGAAAATTAAGAACCTGTTGCGCCACCTCTTCAAAAGAGTGATCGGCATTGCGTACTGTCGATTGACAAGCCGTTAGTGATACGACGACCGCTATCGCTAATAGTGATTTTTTCATTATTCTATTCATTCGTAATCATTTATATTTTGAATTACTTGAGGCTACCCCAGCGATACTGAATTGCCAACTAAATACGCTCAATCTCATCACGAGCAGACAACTCATGGCACGATCCCTCCTAGATTGCAGCATTATTACCCACTTAAGTATGAATTTGATTGCGATTCATCTAAAACAGTTTCAAATCACGCGAATTTGTTTTTAAATGCAGGCACAGCCTAAGGAACAGGCTTGTTTTTTCGTGATAAGGAGGTCGAGCACTTTTTAATTTAAAGCTAATTCTCTCTCGGTGTTGATTATGAAGTACCATGATTCCATGGCCATAGCCCAAGACAAAATGACACAAGTTTGTCTTTTTTTAGAACGCCATAACTTAGTTCCGCT from Pseudoalteromonas ulvae UL12 encodes:
- the plsB gene encoding glycerol-3-phosphate 1-O-acyltransferase PlsB — encoded protein: MKFVAAMINLLAKLGNRLFVRTKLLPNDPVSQYNLDPTIPTFYISRLNSASDLAALAKTCDVLNLPNPLKQEHFQSGLTIHRFIALQNPTPIFSKHVKATSALKQGETIFDVLKQSPDLKIQIIPVTILWGRNPGKEKAGIGTLLSHSLAPSWLRKVFVVLFSGRGNLLKFSQPLDLDTLMKRRADSDELPQTLLRVARFHFKRQKLAATGPKLPSREALFQSLLAAPSVKHALEDEARLKSIPINQAKENAQILLNEIAANYNDAMIGIGDRILTWLWTKLYNGIEIKNAQRIHDLTNKGHEIIYVPCHRSHMDYLLLTYVIYHQGLVPPHIAAGINLNFWPAGPIFRRSGAFFIRRTFKGNKLYSTIFREYLSQLFIKGYSVKFYTEGGRSRTGRLLPPKTGMLAMTLQSMLRGIERPVSLVPVYIGYEHVMEVNTYLKELAGSSKTNESISGIFKTIKNLKNYGHGYVSFGEPINVNQYLNQHQSDWRDNIHPSEVQKPQWLGQQVANIADQVMININKTAALNSVNMLAMVLLMTDKLALSKKETLEQIEFYQALNLDASYSEDISQPNCSANELLTHAIKLSKVTLVSDPLGEIVEIAENEKVLLNYYRNNIIHLFAVPSLLASHILRSRHTDLQSCIDLTKKLYPLFAAEWFMQELKDNYIERILSHFEKQHLIEIDSQGNISLNSDSKSYFKLSLLAKVLDCTMQRYAVVIGVLAREKQIDRANLELKSQSHASRLSKLHDIKTPEFYDKKVLSSFISTLKDLSLITVDDQGLLGTSEQLALLDKTIRTLINPQILVSIEQNVLNHNAAI
- a CDS encoding EVE domain-containing protein, encoding MAFWLFKTEPDVFSIDDLCKFGKADWEGVRNYQARNFLRDQVAINDQVFIYHSSCKIPAIAGIATVIKDAHPDPTQFDHSSPYFDAKASQTDPRWYQVSVKFDQKFIKPITLSQLKSDSNLDDFQLTKKGSRLSIIPLDEGHWNYIIDTYLIKF
- the tesB gene encoding acyl-CoA thioesterase II, with the protein product MSQVLDDLLALLKLETIEQGIYRGPSQDLGFKAVFGGQVMGQALSAAKETVVEDRKVHSLHSYFLRPGDVTKPIVYDVENIRDGKSFSTRRVSAIQYGKPIFYMTVSFHSDEPGVDHQAAMPNVPGPEKLRSSLEFYRENAHLIPENIRNKIICEKPIEMRPVNFQNPFKPEVTHPERYVWFKANGEMPDDPRVHKYLLAYASDFEFLPTALQPHGLSFLQPDMQVATIDHAMWFHREFRMDEWILYAVDSPTASGARGLVRGQFFNQKGQLIASTMQEGVIRNYNAAK
- a CDS encoding DUF885 domain-containing protein, with product MKKSLLAIAVVVSLTACQSTVRNADHSFEEVAQQVLNFRDTLEPSNDQKQQQGYYLADLSAEFLVQSNKQRIALLQQLNSLDEAKLSAENQINLAILKAQIQNNIDEYRFNAHMMPLTSEFGFHSELSFIVARSDFSSREGIELYLNRLADVPRFFNQNIGWMKEGIKIGFTQPQAVLVGYESSISALINDSAEESDFFAPLKENKAFLSDADFAVLQQRAKSIITEQVNPALRNYFDFFVNEYFPAARKEIGIASTPNGRDFYENRAQHYTTTQMSVAQIHQLGLDEVARIRQEMEEVIAQVGFKGDFAEFVQFLRTDEQFYAKTPEELLKEASFIAKKMDAQLPKLFKYLPRTPYGVAPVPDSIAPKYTTGRYVGSNRDDQPGYYWVNTYGLDKRPLYVLEALTLHEAVPGHHLQISLNAELDHLPSYRRNSYISAFGEGWGLYSEWLGLEAGFYQDLYSNFGRLTYEMWRAARLVVDTGMHMYGWSRERAMTFMQENTALSLHNIKTETDRYISWPGQALSYKIGELTIKRLRQQAEQELGEKFDVRDFHYEVLKNGSVPLFILEQQIAQYIESAKGS
- a CDS encoding potassium channel family protein; amino-acid sequence: MSILLKKLVLVVRTHIDKVSWQFVMLAVLGHLTLTWIMLVLAGEHELTKAQHYIYYYIVTTSTVGYGDFSPTTDLGKWCVALFQIPFGLALFGVFLGKTGQSITQTIKRSMTGENNFSHFEDHIIIFGWHETRTNKIIQHILADNKRLARRILLAVTDDMHHPFHNNPYVDFAKLTSFTDLAELNRVAIGQADKIIVDGTDDNQTFTTSLRVSKLVKPQCHISAYFIDDSKIEMLRDHCKNVECSSSKSAEILVRSMQDPGSSRVQEELLSTLYGDTQFSLVIPDTVSSLTFSSIFHYFKDKHDAIVLGVAHSRIADQLELNPPLGYTVNSGDILHYIAPERVLTDEVDWNNLTS